The genomic stretch TATCCTTGAAGTTGTCCCAGAGGCCCAGGTCACGTATTTACTGGCGGATCTTTCCAGTCAGGCTCAGGTGCGGCGCCTGGCGGGTGAAATCAAGGACAGACTTACCAAAGCCGGCTTTTCTCAGCTGGATGTGCTAATTAATAATGCGGGAGTTTATATGATCCGCAGGGTGTTCACCGAAGATGGGATTGAGATGACCTTTGCGGTGAATTTCCTGGCGGGATTTCTGCTGACGCATGAGCTCATGGATTGGCTGGCGCGGGCGAAGGGGCGGGTATTGATGTCGAGTTCATACTCCCACCGCACGACGCCGCTCTGTCTGAGCCGAATTGTCCGTCCCTGGCCCCATCTTGGGGTGATCGCCTACAAACGCTCGAAATTGTCCGATGTTTTGCTTGCCTATGAACTGAACCGTAGAAATTTTGGCGTTACAGCTTTTGCAGTGGACCCC from Chloroflexota bacterium encodes the following:
- a CDS encoding SDR family NAD(P)-dependent oxidoreductase → MDVNLQGKAVVVTGATSGIGLTVAEKMAEAGAFVVGVGRSPERNDRAVSSILEVVPEAQVTYLLADLSSQAQVRRLAGEIKDRLTKAGFSQLDVLINNAGVYMIRRVFTEDGIEMTFAVNFLAGFLLTHELMDWLARAKGRVLMSSSYSHRTTPLCLSRIVRPWPHLGVIAYKRSKLSDVLLAYELNRRNFGVTAFAVDPGLVNTEIASKGGTGIEELVWRRKRLQGTSAEVPAQTYLYLAGAPQVDTSKGYYFKDSVYLRPSRQSENPRLARRLWNLASGLTGVSW